In one window of Gossypium arboreum isolate Shixiya-1 chromosome 4, ASM2569848v2, whole genome shotgun sequence DNA:
- the LOC108460009 gene encoding uncharacterized protein LOC108460009, with translation MEGVHKEDESFKEKEVKSYTAKDDVVHQPSEKQGDEGSEDGDKSGTGKYHPVSAETLPVKPVKKGSPDQSGVRVPTQNKSNPSGETVEDMVIYPRPLPPPPNSKPPGKKGCSCGCSIL, from the exons ATGGAAGGAGTACATAAAGAAGATGAAAGCTTCAAGGAGAAGGAGGTGAAATCTTATACTGCAAAGGATGATGTTGTTCATCAACCTTCCGAAAAACAAG GTGATGAAGGCTCCGAAGATGGAGATAAGTCTGGTACAGGGAAATATCACCCGGTATCAGCTGAAACTCTACCGGTAAAGCCTGTCAAAAAGGGGTCTCCAGACCAGTCTGGGGTTCGAGTTCCaacacaaaataaatcaaatccgAGTGGTGAGACAGTCGAGGATATGGTTATCTATCCAAGACCACTTCCTCCACCACCAAACTCCAAACCTCCTGGTAAAAAGGGTTGCTCCTGTGGATGTAGCATTTTATGA